The proteins below are encoded in one region of Alistipes communis:
- a CDS encoding helix-turn-helix domain-containing protein yields the protein MNDGIILRTSPEFTALCKNLLQAIERLDGLLAELRPSIRSETYLTSEEVRMIFDLCPRSLQNYRDNRLIPYTTIGGKILYPQSAILELLEANFVDVRR from the coding sequence ATGAACGACGGCATCATCCTGCGCACGTCGCCCGAATTTACGGCATTGTGCAAGAACCTCCTCCAAGCGATCGAACGACTCGACGGACTGCTCGCCGAGCTACGGCCTTCGATTCGTTCGGAAACGTACCTGACAAGTGAAGAGGTGCGTATGATTTTCGACCTCTGCCCCCGCAGTTTGCAGAATTACCGCGACAACCGGCTGATTCCCTATACGACCATCGGAGGTAAGATTCTCTATCCGCAATCGGCGATCCTCGAACTGCTCGAAGCGAATTTCGTCGACGTGCGACGATAG
- a CDS encoding Arm DNA-binding domain-containing protein: MKRTTFSVVFFCKKTKLTKKGTAPIYARITTSGRSTEIYTQCRIEPEHWNQRLERCMLRDPVSTQINGILATYRTNILAAYG, translated from the coding sequence ATGAAACGCACGACATTCAGCGTGGTCTTCTTCTGCAAGAAGACGAAACTCACGAAGAAGGGCACAGCGCCGATCTATGCCCGTATCACGACCTCCGGCCGGTCGACGGAGATTTATACCCAGTGCCGGATCGAACCGGAGCATTGGAACCAGCGTTTGGAACGTTGCATGTTGCGAGACCCCGTTTCTACGCAGATCAACGGGATTCTCGCTACTTACCGCACAAACATCCTCGCTGCCTACGGATAG
- a CDS encoding site-specific integrase → MFLVEFSKYCDKRQREVGIRLTQLTANKYHRLLRYMTEYMREQYRKDDLPLDAIDYAYIDGLNTFMQTAHNCKNNGAVNLLCCLKNFILYAIRNEWLEKNPFRYYKMKVDRTNVKVPLTKEELETLIHKPLPNDRLARIRDVFSFCCLTGLAFTDVDHLRREHITTDEDGTQWIHKPREKTAVMSRVPLLPHPIALLRKYERDETCRARGKLLPVPSNAKMNAYLKELADICGIRKRLSTHTARHTFATLILASGATLYNVAKMLGHSNTNMTRHYARILDSSIMRDMQTVAKAMDL, encoded by the coding sequence ATGTTCCTTGTCGAGTTTTCGAAATACTGCGACAAACGGCAAAGGGAGGTGGGTATCCGCCTTACGCAACTCACGGCGAACAAATACCACCGTCTGCTGCGTTATATGACCGAATACATGAGAGAACAGTACAGGAAAGACGACCTGCCGCTGGATGCGATCGACTATGCATATATCGACGGATTGAATACGTTCATGCAGACGGCGCATAACTGCAAGAACAACGGCGCCGTGAACCTGCTGTGCTGTCTGAAAAACTTTATCCTCTATGCGATACGGAACGAGTGGCTGGAAAAGAATCCGTTCCGCTACTACAAGATGAAGGTGGATCGGACGAACGTCAAGGTTCCGCTGACGAAAGAGGAGCTCGAAACGCTTATCCACAAGCCGCTGCCGAACGACCGGCTGGCCCGCATCCGCGACGTGTTCTCGTTCTGCTGCCTGACGGGGCTGGCCTTTACGGATGTGGATCACCTGCGCAGGGAGCATATCACGACCGACGAGGACGGGACGCAGTGGATCCACAAGCCGAGGGAAAAGACGGCGGTAATGAGTCGTGTGCCGCTGCTACCGCATCCGATCGCACTGCTGCGGAAATACGAGCGGGATGAAACGTGCAGGGCGAGAGGCAAGCTGCTTCCCGTGCCGTCGAACGCGAAGATGAACGCCTATCTGAAAGAGTTGGCCGATATATGCGGTATTCGCAAACGCCTTTCGACGCACACGGCTCGTCATACGTTCGCTACACTCATTCTGGCAAGCGGGGCGACGCTCTACAATGTGGCCAAGATGCTGGGACACTCCAATACGAACATGACCCGCCATTATGCCCGAATCCTCGATTCATCCATTATGCGGGACATGCAGACCGTAGCCAAAGCGATGGATCTGTAA
- a CDS encoding helix-turn-helix domain-containing protein → MTSDEVCKALSLSKRALQHYRTTGVIPYSSLGNRIVFREADIARILQANFIPAEKR, encoded by the coding sequence ATGACCTCCGACGAGGTCTGCAAAGCGTTGAGTCTTTCCAAACGCGCCTTGCAGCATTACCGCACCACAGGGGTTATCCCTTACTCCTCGCTGGGCAACAGGATCGTCTTCCGCGAGGCGGACATCGCCCGGATTTTACAAGCGAACTTCATTCCGGCAGAAAAGCGATGA
- a CDS encoding DUF3575 domain-containing protein has translation MKRFGISSLLLLASLLRPAATDAQIYAKLNGLYALVGVVNPAVEFRLTDHSAFQTEFVYSPWKSINVDGQSKPMHFGIFLNEYRYYFRGYARGWYVGGNAGMMAFRMSKPYIENWGIHLENRYSKGYGFMFGACAGYERIFRKRWVFDVFFGWSWMTSFYNGYDLDGRTQMEPHRPVQPLHPDPFNGSSEWYPNKIGISIGIRIYDPELHRQRSETRRLRKAARSAASYGKTPAADRGSRMSRPVPAASGSVSK, from the coding sequence ATGAAACGTTTCGGTATCTCGTCGCTGCTCCTGCTCGCCTCGCTGCTCCGTCCCGCAGCGACCGACGCACAGATCTACGCGAAACTCAACGGCCTCTACGCACTCGTAGGAGTCGTCAACCCTGCCGTAGAGTTCCGGTTGACCGACCACTCCGCCTTCCAGACGGAGTTCGTCTATTCGCCGTGGAAATCGATCAACGTCGACGGGCAGAGCAAACCGATGCACTTCGGCATCTTCCTGAACGAATACCGCTACTACTTCCGCGGTTATGCCCGGGGCTGGTACGTGGGCGGCAATGCGGGCATGATGGCTTTCCGCATGTCGAAACCCTACATCGAGAACTGGGGCATCCACCTCGAAAACCGTTACAGCAAAGGCTACGGATTCATGTTCGGTGCTTGTGCGGGCTACGAACGGATTTTCCGCAAGCGGTGGGTCTTCGACGTGTTTTTCGGCTGGTCGTGGATGACGAGCTTCTACAACGGCTACGACCTCGACGGCCGCACGCAGATGGAGCCGCACCGCCCCGTACAACCGCTGCACCCCGATCCCTTCAACGGTTCGTCGGAGTGGTATCCCAACAAGATCGGCATCTCGATCGGCATCCGTATCTACGATCCCGAGCTGCACAGGCAGCGAAGCGAAACCCGACGTCTGCGCAAGGCGGCCCGCAGCGCCGCATCGTACGGGAAAACGCCGGCCGCCGACCGCGGTTCTCGAATGTCGCGTCCCGTACCGGCCGCGTCCGGAAGCGTGTCAAAATGA
- a CDS encoding co-chaperone GroES, translated as MNVKPLSDRVLILPNPAEEKTAGGLIIPDTAKEKPLAGKVVAVGPGTSEVKMEVKVGDEVLYGKYAGTEINVDGTDYLIMKQSDILATL; from the coding sequence ATGAACGTAAAACCTTTATCGGACAGAGTGCTCATTCTCCCGAATCCCGCCGAGGAGAAGACCGCGGGCGGACTTATCATTCCCGACACCGCGAAAGAAAAACCGCTGGCAGGCAAAGTCGTGGCCGTAGGCCCCGGTACGTCGGAGGTCAAGATGGAGGTCAAGGTCGGCGACGAGGTACTCTACGGCAAGTATGCCGGGACGGAGATCAATGTCGACGGCACGGACTACCTCATCATGAAACAGTCGGATATTCTGGCAACGTTGTAA